The proteins below come from a single Gimesia alba genomic window:
- a CDS encoding rhodanese-like domain-containing protein, with product MVTISRNDLQGLIVSCPDLKLVEVLPEACYQKFHLRGAINIPLDPQFDELFLQMFPDKSQTIIVYSLNFECKLSEQAVQRLQELGYRNIYDYEPGKIDWNAAQLPVEHGTPKSAPFGKQQGFLFL from the coding sequence ATGGTGACCATCAGCAGAAATGATTTACAAGGGCTCATCGTATCATGTCCTGATTTGAAACTGGTCGAGGTGTTGCCCGAAGCATGCTATCAAAAGTTTCACTTACGCGGCGCCATTAATATTCCACTCGACCCACAGTTTGATGAGCTATTCCTGCAGATGTTCCCAGATAAAAGTCAAACGATCATTGTTTACAGTCTGAATTTCGAATGTAAACTTTCCGAACAGGCGGTACAGCGTCTGCAGGAACTGGGTTACCGGAATATTTATGATTATGAGCCTGGCAAAATCGACTGGAACGCCGCGCAGCTTCCCGTCGAACATGGTACGCCGAAGTCAGCGCCCTTTGGGAAACAACAGGGATTTCTCTTTCTCTGA
- a CDS encoding response regulator, with the protein MSNSNQQKTRIMIVDDHPIVREGYSRLIEREPDLQVCAEADSKVGAIKQVMNDPPDLIIVDISLKDGSGLELIKDIKSQFKQIKMLTVSMHDETLFAERCIRAGALGFVNKQQAPEQLIEAIYRVLKGKVFLSSEITERMICRSIGSDNYSNESPIESLSDRELEVFEQIGQGETTRQIAEKLNLSPKTVETYRENIKHKLDLENATELTRNAIQWVLEKQ; encoded by the coding sequence ATGAGCAATTCAAATCAGCAAAAAACGCGAATTATGATTGTCGATGACCACCCAATTGTAAGAGAAGGATATTCGCGACTGATTGAACGGGAACCGGATCTTCAAGTCTGCGCAGAAGCAGACAGCAAAGTCGGTGCGATCAAACAGGTGATGAACGATCCGCCAGACCTGATCATCGTTGATATTTCGCTGAAAGATGGAAGTGGTCTGGAATTGATCAAAGATATCAAATCACAATTCAAACAGATCAAAATGCTGACGGTTTCCATGCATGATGAAACCTTATTTGCAGAACGGTGTATTCGGGCAGGCGCATTAGGCTTTGTGAATAAACAACAGGCCCCGGAGCAGCTCATCGAAGCCATTTATCGGGTGCTGAAAGGGAAGGTCTTTCTCAGTTCCGAAATTACAGAGCGTATGATCTGCCGCTCGATTGGTTCAGATAATTACTCCAATGAATCTCCCATTGAAAGTCTCTCCGATCGTGAACTGGAAGTCTTTGAGCAGATCGGTCAGGGCGAAACGACGCGGCAGATTGCCGAAAAGCTGAATCTGAGCCCCAAAACGGTAGAGACGTACCGGGAAAATATCAAACACAAGTTGGACCTGGAAAACGCAACCGAATTAACCCGCAATGCAATCCAATGGGTGCTTGAAAAACAATAG